GATCCCCTGGAAGAGAGGAGATCTCACTATTATCAAGGGAGAGCCAACATATAAATCTTCCTTTCTCTTGTAGAACCATATAAGTACTCATGGATCAATAAGTATGGAAAACAAGAAAAACAgtgcataaaagaaaatgttcacaACTAATGTCAGCTTCTTAAACAGGATTTTCACATTTCTTATACTGTAAATCATGTAATTGCTAAGTTCCAGATATTTAAATTATAGTCCAAAGTTGCAAAACTCACTTTACAGATCACATTTTAAAAAACTCGCCCTCACTATGCAAaccatatgttaaaaaaacaaaaaataaacactccACTCCacacttggaaaagaaatggatcTTGATATAGAATATTAACAGTCTGAGCAAGAAACCAACATTCCTTGCATACCAGAATATTCTGGATCCAAGTTCTATTTGGATAAGCAggtgctaaaaaaattgttttctgtTTCTCCAACTTGATCTACTAAAATACTCGTTCAAAGCAGCTGGAGAAAACAAAATACGCTCCCATTGGAACAGGAACCTCACCCCACCAGAACAGGAACCTCACCCCCCAGAACAGGAGCCTCACCACCCAGAACAGGAGCCTCACCACCCAGAAAAGGAACTACATCCAAAGTGTTTTGTTATCAAACCCATTACAATAACATTTTGTGCAAATGTGCTAGAGATCCTTGATAGTTTTGATTGTCTTGGAAGTGTTTTGCAGAAATATTTTGGAAAAATTAGAAATGTATCCTGGCTTAAGGCACAAGAGAACTTTTTCAAAATCAGGCAAGAAAAACCATTTAACCTGTATAGGAATAAAACAATTTATCAAAACTGCTTgcgaccggaaaaggtttggatttcgtgAATAGTTTGGATTTGAAATGAgaatttggagaggggatgggaccaagacTAAACAacatatgtcatttaggcaatatttaaatgtcattatacagcttagaTTACACATGCAACATAACAGTAGtttgatatcatttttaataatgaCAATACAGCATCAGAAAGATAGTTCAGTACTGTAAACGGAAagcttgttttaaataaatgttagcctattatttgcattttagaaccaaACCGAGACACAGGCAGATAAGATTATGACTTACTTGCACAGACAAAGAGTGatcatcaggttttttttttgttttttttttaatattaataaataagtctggattttggaattctggatttggggctTTGTACCTGTATTTCCTTTTTAAAATGGAATATGGTACTGTAAAAAAACAGACTCAAGCAGTTTCATGTTTGATTTGTGGCAAAGACACTTCCTACTCATATACATAGAAAGAAAATTGTCCTCAAAGGAAGTTTATTACTGACTGAGGAAGAGTCTGAATCCTATTAAtaacagcatatatattatgatCAAAATATATTTCAGCAGAATATTATATAATGTTAAATTCAGAAGGGATGCAAAGTTAAGAAATATCACAAGAGACATTCCACCAGAAAATTGAACAACTAAACGAGATCATTTCATAATAATAATTCATAAACAGCACACTACATGCATAACCCTGCTTAATCTTATGCTCAATAACTCACCCTAGTAGAGGGTTATTAAATCTTGAGGGTTATGCTAAAGTGACAAATGCAGTACAGGTATAAGGTGCAACAAATGTAaccttatactgtatatttaatcaTACTAGAgtattttccaaaacatttttgtTTGCGCACATGCctataacatatacaaatataatgcaaatttttctttaatgtattACAATGTTCAAAAGCTATAACACACCGATAAACACAGACTCCAGATGTTCCCCATTACACAGCTAATATATCTGCAGGTGGTGCTCAGCAGGCTTTTTATTAGCTAATGGTCAGATGAAAGCTGAGAGTCTATCAGCATAACCTGGCAGTTTAAGTATGAACAGATGCAGCCAACCCATTTATTACACAAAGAATGCAGGAAACATTACATAATGAGAGTTAATACTTTACAATAATGTTAGTTTCCAGCTAATTTACTCACTAATAGCTACTCATACTTAGACATTTTACTAGATTCAGGTCTACAAATCATTACATATAAAAATGTGGTTTGTAATGTTTTAGTTGAAAGTTTTTTTATACATGGGACAAACCATGTGCTGATTTGTTTAAGGGGACATTCCAGAAGAAAACTAACATGCTCTAGTTCATTATAGCATTTAATGTATTACTGATCTTGGATCACTGTGTACCTGTCCCCTGCCAGGAGTTAAACATACAGGTAAAGTCCTGCTCGGGAGCTGAAATGCATGACAATGACCTGTTATACTAGCTACAGAGTTTAAATGTATGGGGATTTGCTTCTTTAGCTTTATTTGCACAATAAATAGCTGTTTCTACTATCTGAAACCACCACCAAATCAGATGGGCTGAGATTGCTGGGACAGAAAACCTTGTTATCTTATTTCTCTTTATACACAAAAACCCTTGTTATCTTTCACTCAATACACACAGACCAATTCTTAGGCCCTaatatattcaaagattctccagctttgAGAGAAATTGTAGATCacacttcacaaaggctgaactcaattcattttcaaaagaaaaagggcggaactctccagcacggtgagatctctctcatttcggtatatgaagcagagacaagcccagtgcaatactgCACTGCATGATATTAGAGTTTTGTTACCCTTACACTATGTGCATTGCATTTTagtttactatacatttcagattaagtcctttcagtattattgcatttaagctttgcactttgtcATTTGTAATGTAATACATTTCTATTTTGATCTAGCTGTGATTTTACACATTCGGATTATGCTTTGAAAAGTTcggtgttactttaataacttaggatcatactttgtataaaattacattacactttgtattttctccattgtaaactgacagtttcagaaagtaggAGGAACAGGGCAATTCCCtgtgctgaacaggggagttcccatggtatgtctgaagctctctcacaagtcttgtgaaattctctaacgcctagatttagagttctgaggccaaaggggtgcgttagctacgcgtgattttttctggccgcaccttttaaataccgctggtattgagagttcacagaatggctgcgttaggctccaaaaaaggagcgtagagcatatttaacgcaacttcaactctcgataccagcggtgcttacggatgcggccagcttcaaaaacgtgcttgtgcacgattcccccataggaaacaatggggctgtttgagcggaaaaaaaaacctaacacctgcaaaaaagccgcgttcagctcctaacgcagccccattgtttgctatggggaaacacttcctacgtctgcacctaacactctaacatgtaccccgagtctaaacacccctaaccttacacttattaacccctattctgccgcccccgctatcgctgacccctgcaaattattattaacccctaatctgccgctccgtaaaccgccgctacttacattatccctatgtacccctaatctgctgcccctaacaccgctgacccctatattatatttattaacccctaatctgccccccacaacgtcgcctccacctgcctacacttattaacccctaatctgccgagcggaccgcaccgctattataataaagttattaacccctaatccaactcactcccgcctcaataaacctataataaatagtattaacccctaatctgccctccctaacatcgccgacaccaaacttcaaacattaacccctaatctaccgactggagctcaccgctattctaataaatgtattaacccctaaagctaagtctaaccctaacactaacacccccctaaattaaatataatttaaatctaacaaaataaatgaactcttattaaataatttattcctatttaaagctaaatacttacctgtaaaataaatcctaatatagctacaatataaaaaaatgtaattgagtggcggcggtgtggggggacctcggtttaggggtagataggtagtttatgggtgttagtgtactttagagcacagtagttaagagctttataaaccggcgttagcccagaaagctcttaactactgacttttttctgcggctggagttttgtcgttagatttctaatgctcacttcagccacaactctaaataccggcgatagaaagatcccattgaaaagataggatacgcaaatggcgtagggggatctgcggtatggaaaagttgcggctaaaaagtgagcgttagaccctttcctgactgactccaaataccagagggcggtaaaaaccagcgttaggagcctctaacgctggttttcactgctaccgccCAACTCTCAATCTAggcctaagcattttaaacaagctggtctcattgATTTGTCTcgtcagctgtatgcaggtgaagtttgtttAAATTatacaatacaattattttaactaatagaaaagccatacatactaaaatatagacaaaaacaaGTTGAATTGTAgcaaaaacattttagtttaatttggaattgatgcaaacagagcctttatatcaaCTCCAGTTCTTCAGTTATTTTCTCTCTCCTAtgggaaattttgtatcccagagagattcattactttctattgaaggcatctctcatcgctctgggatttccaggttcctccccttttcttagaaaattcagtgagttctgcccctgtgaaatcAGTACTATATTATCTCtcaaaactagagaatgtttgattatctggcacatagaaagtaatgacgctctggaaaactgaagctgacagtgtttcagttttaatataaataaaagacatgcaaagtgcaatctaatttataaaagatacacataaacatacaaagtTTAAGCCTAATTtggtaaagttacacagaaactgtgaaggcataattagaatttgtaaaatcacaatcctaaatacactgctgtatacaaaataaaatacaaaatagaaagtgtaaagtttaaatggaataaaatgtaatctgaagtgtaaagtgatataaaatagaaagcacaaagtgtatatgtagcagaactgtcatgccatgcagtgctatattgcactgggcttgtctctcattcacatacagaaatgatgggaacgccccttggagaagtaaagcaaaatctgccttttaaatatttcactagggatctcacagtgctggaggatcattttagaataactcacctgagcagagaggttttgaatatcagggctttAGAGAGAACGATGGagaataaacattttagtacatcTCTGTCCCACCCCCAGTAGCAGTGTCACTTCTAAATGTTCTTGCTTACATTGCTTTTCTATAATCTGTACTTACGAAATAACATTTGCAGTATAGGTAGGGATGCAACAGGCAAACAAACTATTCATATTTTAAATGACAATATAAAGAAAATgagcaaaataaagataaattaaacaATTGAATGCAATTttgtaggtaaaatggataattggaaacacattaaatggaAAACAATTGCAGGACACTGTCCATTTaagatgactgacaagccctgctctcaaacAATAGGGGGAACAGGGGGGCAGGAAGAAAATTCCAACATAGAAGGCCTAGAAAATGCCTGGAAACTGTATCCACACTCTTTTATAAATGGGACATACTAAAAGGATGCTCAAATAAAACAGTACATTTTGTTACACTAGAATATCCTTTtatatctctttctctcctctctcttctctctctctctctctctctcttctccctctctctcctctcttttctttctcccctctctcttctctcttttctctctctctctctcttttctgagTCAATTCATTATAAAATCATCCAATATCTATGTAACTAATAATATCAACTAACAATTATTGCTTTATGAAGTCAAAATGCTAAATGCAATTCACTTTGAAATGGAATAAGCAGTTTGTAAACTCCAGCGGTAATGATTGCAGAAATGCTTTTGGTtatctctttaaataaaataaaaagcagcataaaactgtAGACTGTGTGTTCCAACAGGATGTGAGTTTTATTCCCTGTGAACCTTAGATATAACTGGAACATGAGATCATTTGCTGTGTTATAAATCATTGAAAAACTGCACACTAGAGAGGACATGCAGGTCTttcttaaaaataacaaatactgtaACCAGTTTGCTACATGGACCATTAAAGGGATAGACTGACGATGTCCcaaaacagaaaataaaagtgTACCTAGAAAAATTATAGAGGcataatacttaaaaaaataaataataaataaataaataaaataaattgatctTAAGATGCtaaaagaaaaatgaagaataaaacaacattaaaaaaaaaatcaaattgttcTGGATCCAGAAGAGAATATGTTATGTCTAGTTATTTATGGGTCATCTATTTTATTATTCTACCACAATTTAAAGTAACAAACatctacaaaaaaaagaaaatgctttaatgtttttttattgttatttttttatttgcctatGTCTATGTGtttcactatgtgtttaaccactttgcagggatTAAAGTCAGCACAAAATTGCCAAaacactgctgatcctgagcacAGCCAGTGATTGGTGCCTAATCACATATGCTGTCCCTCATTGGCTCTGTGGTTGTAAACAGCTGTTTACCTGTAGTGCATTTCTGGCgtggagctgattttaactgaTTGTTTAAACTTTGTGGGATTTAAATGTATGATTATAGCCAAGCATTAGTGCAACCATAAAAttctttaaagtatttatttagtaAACTTTATGTCCATTTACATGACAATGTGGCTGATAATAATGAGGACCAGGCACAAGCATTTTTGCAGACCCCACATGGGATAGTTTGTGATTGGTTGTAACTCCTGGTGGATGCATTACTAGTTGAGGCAATTACACGCCTGGATTGAGGCATTGCTGGACTAAGGAAAGAGAAGTCTGTTATTGAAGATTGTCTGCCTGACTATGACCTAGtgtagtgatggcgaaccttggcacatcagatgtttcagaactaagtAAATGTTACACGTCTGAGCTGATTTTAGGGACATATTGTGTGTTTGTCTCTTTCTACACTGGCCATCACCTGTTTAATAATTACATTCATACCGAGCCCTAGAACAGAGCCATGTACCGTAGCAGTGCCTGAAGTCACGGTGGTATGCACCGTACCACTATAACATGGGCTGTGGAATTGTGCGTTGGCTTTGTGTAACTGCCTGACCAAGAATGCCTCTGCCGGGTTTATAATTGCCCAAGTCAGCAATGCCTCCATCTGGCATTCCAGACAATCACAAACTATCCCATGTGGGATCTGCACAAATGCCAGACACACAGTGTGCCAGCAGGACTTTTCTGGTTGTTCAGTTTTATAACCAAACCTCCTACATTTGTTGATAATACTGATTACCATAAGCAGCATCATTAATGATATAGCTGAAAGTGTTTTAAGTAAAGATTTCCAGTTGGTACTGCTGATGTGTGGTTGTCATGTATTAGattaaatagatataatataaatatatatatatatatatatatatatatatatatatatatatatatatatatatatatatatatatatatcagggtctGTAGTTCTGTTTTACTGGCAAAAGTCATTTTACGAATACTGACATTGGCAGTAAAACATACTCCTGGTGATCTATCAGAATAATTTACTAAAATCAACAAATCTATTTAAAAACTTGAGCTTTCAAACCCCAAAGAGTATCACAGAACAGGAAAGGAGACTTTTCAGAATTGTTCAGCTAAAATCATTCATGGAGAAATGAGAAATTACTGCATTTGAATTTGACACAATTCAAAGCAATATGCTGCAGAACtagggaaaaataaaaatagaagtaaatgttgCTGTTAATTTAATTATTTCTATGAAagcaattaaataattcttagtagAGTAACAGTCAACAGCTCATAGGCTagctttttaattaattaaatattgtaTTGGTTTTCAAATAAAAACTCTTGTGTTAAATACTCTAacaataatttaattttgtttttagatACAAAATCTGGCAGTAACTGTTCTTATTGTCATGACGCCAACCACTTGGGGCAGGAGATCAATAAGCTCCGTGGTGAACTGGAAGAAACGCAGAAGCTTCTCTTAGCCCAAGAAGCACTTTTGGAACAAACATCCCAAAACCATCAGGTGCTCACTTCCGTCAACAGCAAAATCGACAGTGAGATTGATAGAGGCAATTTCTCATTAAGACAGATCAATCAAACACTGGGGCTATTCCTCTCGCAGGTAAAAGGTTGGCAAACATCAGCAGCTGAGTTAGGTACATCGGTTAAAAATCTGGCTCAAGAACATTATGATATCACAGCTGCTGTTCAGCAAATTAATTTCACTGTTGGTCAGACATTGGAGTGGATAAACATAATACAAAGAAAGACTGATGAGGAAACCCTTACACTACAGAAGATTGTAACTGACTGGCAAAATTACAGCAAAGTTTTTGGCACTTTTAAGGCTACTTCTGTCAAGACTATGGATTTGGTAAGGAATATTCAAAGCAGTATTGGGGCTACTGCACAAAGGATCAGTATGAATACTGAGGTCATGCATGATCTTGCTGTACAAGTCATGGGACTTCAGATGCAACTGGATAATATCTCTTCTTTTTTGGATGACCTTGAAGAAAACATGCAGGATCACCAACACCATTCAACGTATTTACAAAATCGAACAGTGGACAGGCTTGTAAGTCTTGAGGGACGAATGTTTTCTCATGAAACAGAAATTAGCACCATATTCACAAATATTAATGCTACAGATAACCATGTGCATAGTATGTTGAAATACCTTGATGACGTCCGAATGTCTTGCACTCTTGGTTTCAACTCACATGCTGAGGAATTGTATTACCTGAACAAGTCTATAACCCTAATGGAGGGCACCACTGATTTGCTAAGAGAAAGGTATAGCTTAATGAATGCACAGCTAAACTTTGATGTACAAAATATATCTATGATTATGGAGGAAATGAAACTAGTGGATGTAAGACATGGAGAAATACTACAAAAGGTTACAATTGTCCAAGGTAAagtactatctttttttttttaaattatcagtaaAAATGTAATGTTTTCGGCACATTGGTTCAAATAATGAATCTTCATtcctaaaaataaatgtaaattgtttGTGGTTATTCAACTCTCTTCTATAACAACTAGCTGTAAGGAAACGCATATCAAAAGCTGTTTTGGTGTAAGCACAGAATTGTAATCCCTTGCTTATAAAGGTTACAAATCATTTTATCCTAGGTATATATTGGTACAGacacacaacaacaaaaatgtCTCATCTTTGATATAAACCTGCTGTCTCTTAGACGGTTTTACAGGAAGAAGAAATATTTGCTACCAAAACATGATTGGCTGAGATAAAGTAAGTATTAAAATGAGATGTTTATTTGTTTAGGAAAAGCATATAGATATTGTTTCTAGTACACAGTTACTCCAGCTATTTTCCTGATAGACAAATACCAGCTTGCATTGTAATGCATGGAAACATGATGTTCTGACagttattacagtgttggttatgaggaGAACTTGGAATTGAACTTTCTAGTTAGGTTACAGAGTGTTCTATCAAATTACTCTATAAGGATCATATCTCCTGGGTGTAGCAAATGCAGTGGTTCTTCTTCTGGAAGATGTATTTGTACCACTTTACTATGACTCCAGTGGTTCCTGTAAACATTGTTTTAAGTATGATTTGTTTAAACATATCCAAAAACATGGATCTTCCCCTTAAAATCGAATTTCAGGGATTGCCGTGTCTTTGTGAATGGTGCACTCGTGCTGTTCATACTAAATAAGGAAAATTTGAGATCTTTTGGCCaggttaatgtaatttatttaggaTTATTTTGGAAAGTTTGATCTTTAGTTAACTTTTGGTTTATTAAGCTTGTCCTGATGATTGTGGATAATGTGGAAGTGATACATATGATACTTAACTTTTGGTGACGTGTTGTATCATTTGTTCATTGAAGTTTGTGCCTCTTTTCATCTTTTTTGGACAATGACATACAAAAAGGAGTATCTTTGGGACTATGGTAGGTTTCATGCTATTTGCTTTTACTATATGTTTGACTTTATCAAAAGGGTTAAGTTTGTACAGTTGGGGATCAAAGCATATGCATGTATGTCCACTTTTTTGTTAAGGCGCAGAAGCTTAACAAATAGAAAAAttgaaatagaacattttatttttaaactataatatccctttaagtagatttttGAGCACTGGGTTCACTGTTTCTAATAATGCAATACATGTATCATAACACATTCACAATAAGTGACTGATGACCAAAACACCAGCATGGAGAGTAATCACTCaaaatatttgggggggggggttattttgagcaTTATAATGTTGTTgaggtgtctgtccttcacattcTGAATCCTGCAACAACTCTCAagttaaaatgtgcctttctaaaactCTTTGCTTGACTTTGCCGTAcgtatgagactt
This genomic stretch from Bombina bombina isolate aBomBom1 chromosome 4, aBomBom1.pri, whole genome shotgun sequence harbors:
- the SCARA3 gene encoding scavenger receptor class A member 3; this translates as MADFFCLSDEELIPEEEDMPSFRCRQNGRTGSNCTRCQKNLSLQTSVKVLYAFVLILIIAVIILASLVFRKMDSMFNDFSTTQSFYEKKIVSVQEDIQELDTKSGSNCSYCHDANHLGQEINKLRGELEETQKLLLAQEALLEQTSQNHQVLTSVNSKIDSEIDRGNFSLRQINQTLGLFLSQVKGWQTSAAELGTSVKNLAQEHYDITAAVQQINFTVGQTLEWINIIQRKTDEETLTLQKIVTDWQNYSKVFGTFKATSVKTMDLVRNIQSSIGATAQRISMNTEVMHDLAVQVMGLQMQLDNISSFLDDLEENMQDHQHHSTYLQNRTVDRLVSLEGRMFSHETEISTIFTNINATDNHVHSMLKYLDDVRMSCTLGFNSHAEELYYLNKSITLMEGTTDLLRERYSLMNAQLNFDVQNISMIMEEMKLVDVRHGEILQKVTIVQGKPGLPGPRGMKGDIGIKGSIGLRGEKGDAGEIGSPGPQGTRGLPGVIGPQGERGSLGIKGVQGIKGEKGNMGPPGSKGQKGNKGDVGPLGPDGPPGAKGPPGLQGKPGLRGIIGFPGKDGAPGEKGEPGIPGPRGLPGQRGPPGPSAI